In the genome of Coraliomargarita algicola, one region contains:
- a CDS encoding family 43 glycosylhydrolase, translated as MNGLIYIEKMMRKRRFSRLLALSLFSVCTAGLWAGNPILRKTDPGFAYAADPAAEVFDGKVYVYCSHDQPDAKNYESMKDYVILESSDMKHWVNHGVVLDPQLDPGFEHFRSNMNAPDAAYKDGWFYWYFPGNVNEIGVAKSRSPIGPWEAATSQPITRIFDPTVFVDDDGQAYIYGNDHWHDIGEPGRHIMGAKLKDNMVELDGPWVRLSKEEVNEAVHVFKRDGKYYFSARVGRVTKYWMSDSPLPQYAELIGELAPNSPYSPNHTSVIEFERQWYLFYHRGDVNEGSHCRRSVCFEPITFRSDGTIEPVVYTLDEGVAVGAPKKRRAK; from the coding sequence ATGAACGGCTTAATCTATATTGAAAAAATGATGCGCAAACGTCGATTCAGCCGACTGTTGGCACTCAGCCTGTTTAGTGTATGCACCGCTGGCTTGTGGGCGGGAAATCCCATTTTAAGAAAGACGGATCCCGGTTTCGCCTATGCGGCGGACCCCGCAGCCGAAGTGTTTGATGGCAAGGTGTATGTCTATTGCTCGCATGACCAGCCTGACGCGAAGAATTACGAGTCGATGAAGGATTATGTGATTCTGGAGAGTTCCGACATGAAGCACTGGGTCAATCACGGCGTGGTCTTGGACCCGCAACTCGATCCGGGCTTTGAGCACTTTCGGTCGAATATGAATGCCCCGGATGCGGCCTATAAAGATGGCTGGTTCTATTGGTATTTTCCCGGAAACGTGAATGAGATTGGGGTTGCGAAAAGCCGTTCGCCGATCGGCCCCTGGGAAGCGGCGACCAGTCAGCCAATCACCCGGATTTTTGACCCCACGGTCTTTGTCGATGACGACGGCCAAGCCTACATCTACGGCAATGATCACTGGCACGATATCGGTGAGCCCGGCAGACACATCATGGGTGCCAAGCTGAAGGACAACATGGTAGAGCTCGACGGCCCCTGGGTGCGCTTGAGCAAAGAAGAAGTCAATGAAGCCGTTCACGTGTTTAAGCGCGATGGGAAATATTACTTCAGTGCACGCGTGGGGCGGGTGACGAAATATTGGATGTCGGATTCCCCCTTGCCGCAATATGCTGAATTGATCGGTGAGCTTGCGCCCAACTCGCCTTATTCACCGAACCATACCTCTGTGATTGAGTTTGAGAGGCAGTGGTATCTCTTTTACCATCGGGGGGATGTGAACGAGGGGAGTCATTGCCGACGTTCTGTTTGTTTCGAGCCTATCACATTTCGTTCGGACGGAACGATCGAGCCAGTAGTTTATACCTTAGACGAAGGCGTGGCAGTGGGCGCTCCGAAGAAAAGACGAGCGAAATAG
- a CDS encoding arylsulfatase: protein MNKYVCILITCLFGSSVWLTAASNQPPNVVIIYGDDVGYGDVGAYGSTMIPTPNIDQLAQEGLRFTDGHCAAATCTPSRYSLLTGVHGFRHGVAILPPNAPLSIPTDILTLPKLFKQAGYETAVIGKWHLGIGAEGTPVDWNGAVKPGPLELGFDHSFLLPSTNDRVPCVYLDGHYVLNLDPENPLYVGKSPREVNRPGSTRYPDGRKDKAAMTYYRSTHGHNNSVINGIGRIGFMAGGKAALWDDETMADVFVDQAKQYIAAHKDQPFFLYFASQDVHVPRAPHPRFQGKTELGYRGDAMVQFDWTTGEIMKALEAHGLSENTIVIFSSDNGPVYDDGYADGTRINKSLGELDRGHDGSGVYRGGKYQIYEGGTRVPFIVRWPARIQPGSSDALVNQIDLIASFAALLGLDLAEDAAPDSRNTLDAFLGKDTQGLPFMLEEAPNDARALRVGQWKYITATAKSWVGPAEPERLYNLADDPSEQNNLVSTHPEKARAMALQLQELMAADGLRQ from the coding sequence ATGAATAAATACGTGTGCATTTTGATCACTTGCCTCTTCGGCTCATCTGTTTGGCTTACAGCCGCGTCGAATCAGCCGCCCAATGTCGTGATCATTTATGGCGACGATGTCGGTTATGGCGATGTGGGCGCCTATGGTTCCACCATGATTCCTACGCCCAACATCGATCAGCTCGCGCAGGAGGGCTTACGCTTTACCGATGGTCACTGCGCGGCGGCCACTTGCACGCCCTCACGCTACTCCTTGCTCACGGGAGTTCATGGCTTTCGTCATGGTGTCGCGATTCTTCCGCCCAATGCGCCACTCAGTATTCCTACGGATATTTTGACGCTGCCGAAGCTATTTAAGCAAGCCGGCTATGAGACGGCGGTCATCGGAAAGTGGCACCTGGGGATTGGTGCGGAGGGGACACCCGTGGATTGGAATGGAGCAGTCAAGCCGGGCCCTTTAGAGCTCGGATTCGATCATTCCTTCCTACTGCCGTCGACCAATGACCGTGTGCCCTGTGTGTATTTGGACGGGCATTACGTGCTCAATCTGGATCCCGAGAATCCACTCTATGTGGGCAAATCGCCACGAGAAGTGAACCGTCCGGGGAGCACTCGCTATCCGGACGGAAGAAAGGACAAGGCCGCGATGACTTATTACCGCAGCACACATGGCCATAACAACTCCGTGATCAACGGTATCGGGCGCATCGGCTTTATGGCGGGCGGAAAAGCAGCACTCTGGGATGATGAAACCATGGCTGATGTCTTTGTGGATCAGGCCAAACAATACATAGCCGCGCACAAGGATCAGCCCTTCTTTCTCTATTTTGCATCGCAGGATGTTCATGTGCCCCGTGCGCCGCATCCCCGTTTTCAGGGCAAGACGGAGCTTGGCTATCGTGGTGATGCGATGGTGCAGTTTGATTGGACCACTGGGGAGATCATGAAAGCCTTGGAAGCGCATGGCCTGAGCGAAAACACGATTGTAATTTTCTCCAGCGATAACGGTCCCGTCTACGATGACGGCTATGCCGACGGGACTCGAATTAATAAATCGCTGGGCGAGTTGGACCGTGGGCATGATGGATCCGGGGTCTATCGTGGTGGTAAGTATCAGATCTATGAAGGTGGCACGCGCGTGCCATTCATCGTGCGCTGGCCCGCCCGGATTCAGCCCGGCAGCTCCGATGCCTTAGTCAACCAAATCGACTTAATCGCCTCCTTCGCTGCGCTGCTCGGACTGGATCTTGCGGAAGATGCCGCGCCTGACAGCCGTAATACACTGGATGCATTTCTGGGCAAGGATACGCAGGGCTTGCCCTTCATGCTGGAGGAGGCTCCGAACGATGCGCGTGCTTTGCGTGTCGGACAATGGAAGTATATTACAGCAACGGCGAAATCCTGGGTCGGCCCGGCGGAACCGGAGCGCTTATATAACTTGGCAGACGATCCTTCAGAGCAAAATAACCTGGTGAGCACTCATCCGGAGAAGGCGCGGGCCATGGCCCTGCAACTGCAGGAGCTGATGGCGGCCGATGGGCTTCGGCAGTAG
- a CDS encoding sulfatase: MKILCAYIVFLLALASFSQAEGLPNILYINADDLGVMDVGFNNSKYKTPNIDRLRSEGMLFTEGYAPAANCAPSRACVLSGQTGPRHGVYTVNSSERGNAKDRKLIPIPNTLHLASDNLTLPAALKAAGYKTIHLGKWHVGKDPLEQGIDINIGGDDTGTPAGGYFVPFKQGSMKRYDQAYPKGTHRVDIYADQAIRFMREQGNAPFFMHMAFYSVHTPLQPVKELTDSYADTGLNATYASMVEKMDAGIGRILDALDALGLREHTLIVFSSDNGGVYKFSSQEPYRSGKGSYFEGGIRVPVVVSWKGRIEANSICEVPVSGIDFYPTFLEAAGLPVPSGKQLDGQSLWPLLDQKEGFPKRALFWHFPIYLQKYSNNDDAHDPLFRTRPGSVVRMGKWKLHEYFEDGRLELYDLEADVGERSNLATKYPEQAARLHALLKEWRAQTGAPVPTEMNPKYKAE, encoded by the coding sequence ATGAAGATTCTGTGCGCTTATATCGTATTTCTGTTGGCACTGGCATCGTTTTCACAGGCGGAGGGCTTGCCGAATATACTCTATATCAATGCCGATGATCTCGGCGTGATGGATGTCGGTTTTAATAATTCCAAATACAAAACACCGAATATCGATCGGCTGCGTTCGGAAGGGATGCTTTTTACCGAGGGCTATGCGCCGGCGGCAAATTGTGCGCCGAGTCGCGCCTGTGTGTTGAGTGGTCAGACCGGACCGCGCCATGGAGTGTATACGGTCAATAGTTCGGAGCGTGGGAATGCGAAAGATCGCAAACTCATCCCGATACCCAATACACTGCACTTGGCCTCGGACAACTTGACGCTACCAGCGGCCTTGAAGGCGGCTGGTTATAAGACGATCCACTTAGGCAAGTGGCATGTTGGCAAAGATCCGCTCGAACAGGGGATCGACATCAATATCGGAGGCGATGATACCGGCACCCCAGCAGGCGGATATTTTGTGCCTTTTAAGCAGGGCTCCATGAAGCGCTACGATCAAGCGTATCCCAAAGGAACCCATCGCGTGGATATCTATGCGGATCAAGCCATCCGATTTATGCGCGAACAGGGGAATGCGCCCTTCTTCATGCACATGGCTTTTTACTCGGTGCACACACCGCTTCAGCCCGTGAAGGAACTGACCGACTCGTATGCGGACACCGGCCTCAACGCAACCTATGCATCGATGGTGGAAAAGATGGACGCGGGCATCGGCCGAATTCTGGATGCGCTGGATGCACTCGGATTGCGCGAACACACCTTGATCGTCTTTAGTTCGGATAACGGCGGTGTCTATAAATTCTCCAGCCAAGAACCCTATCGCTCGGGCAAAGGCTCGTATTTTGAAGGCGGCATACGGGTGCCAGTCGTTGTGAGTTGGAAGGGCCGAATCGAAGCAAATTCGATCTGCGAGGTGCCGGTGAGCGGCATCGATTTTTATCCCACCTTCCTGGAAGCCGCCGGCTTACCCGTTCCGTCAGGCAAGCAATTGGACGGCCAGAGTCTATGGCCCTTGCTCGATCAAAAAGAAGGCTTTCCGAAGCGTGCGCTGTTTTGGCATTTTCCGATTTATTTGCAAAAATATTCCAACAATGACGATGCCCACGATCCGCTCTTTCGCACACGACCGGGATCCGTTGTGCGTATGGGGAAGTGGAAGCTGCATGAGTATTTTGAAGATGGCCGCTTGGAGCTCTATGATTTGGAAGCGGATGTCGGCGAGCGTTCCAATCTGGCAACAAAGTATCCGGAGCAGGCGGCTCGGCTGCATGCACTGCTCAAAGAGTGGCGTGCGCAAACCGGAGCCCCCGTGCCGACTGAAATGAATCCTAAATACAAAGCCGAATAG
- a CDS encoding arylsulfatase, whose product MRLKQIISTLIGAGCVLSQSLASQPEVAPKPNIIFIIADDLGYGDLSCYGQEHFTTPNIDKLAESGLQFTRHYSGATVCSPSRCSLMTGKDGGHATVRGNGPHTIREEEVTVAEVAKAAGYHTAMIGKSCVTGNTQTPEVVLQSGFDYFYGTTDHRDGHYRYPKFVYRNTERIDFPENQLHSGTHYDGHLYTEEALGYLANQSAETPFFMILSYPMPHASIIAPEAERAAARPFVKEEVVYNKARHYSHTDEVLANYIAMITIMDTAVGSIVSQLEEQQLLDNTLIVFTSDNGPAFEGGKLPKMLNSAGPLRGGKRDMYEGGIRVPFVASWPAVMEGGEQSDHASAFWDFLPTVCELTGQAAPEDIQGVSYAATLLGKEQPKHDYLYWEFHEKGGRRALQQGDWKLVQYNLNTPKTLKTELYNLAEDMAERNDLSKSHPEKLSEMLKLIEDARVPSEQFRSKGLDT is encoded by the coding sequence ATGAGACTCAAACAAATCATCTCCACCCTCATCGGTGCCGGCTGTGTGTTGAGCCAATCCCTGGCTTCGCAGCCAGAGGTCGCGCCGAAGCCGAACATCATCTTCATCATCGCCGACGACTTGGGCTATGGTGATTTGTCCTGTTATGGGCAGGAACACTTCACCACGCCAAATATTGATAAATTGGCGGAGTCCGGGCTGCAATTCACACGGCATTACTCCGGCGCCACAGTCTGTTCACCCTCGCGTTGCTCCTTGATGACTGGAAAGGATGGGGGCCATGCAACGGTGCGGGGCAATGGACCGCATACGATTCGTGAGGAGGAAGTGACGGTCGCCGAAGTGGCGAAGGCCGCAGGCTATCACACCGCGATGATCGGCAAGTCCTGCGTGACGGGAAATACGCAAACGCCCGAAGTCGTGCTGCAGAGTGGCTTCGATTATTTCTATGGCACCACAGATCACCGTGATGGGCACTACCGTTATCCTAAATTTGTCTATCGCAACACCGAGCGGATTGATTTTCCGGAGAACCAGTTGCATAGCGGCACCCATTACGACGGCCATCTGTATACGGAGGAGGCGCTTGGCTATCTCGCGAATCAATCTGCAGAAACACCGTTTTTTATGATCCTGTCCTATCCCATGCCACATGCTTCGATTATCGCGCCCGAAGCCGAACGTGCGGCCGCGCGGCCTTTTGTGAAAGAGGAAGTGGTCTATAACAAAGCCAGGCACTACAGTCATACCGACGAAGTCCTGGCCAATTACATCGCGATGATCACGATTATGGATACTGCGGTCGGTTCGATTGTGTCGCAGCTTGAAGAACAGCAGTTGCTGGACAATACGCTCATCGTCTTCACCAGTGACAATGGTCCCGCCTTCGAGGGAGGCAAGTTGCCTAAGATGCTGAATTCTGCGGGGCCACTGCGTGGCGGCAAACGTGACATGTATGAGGGCGGCATCCGTGTGCCCTTTGTGGCTTCCTGGCCAGCTGTGATGGAGGGGGGAGAGCAAAGCGATCACGCATCGGCGTTCTGGGATTTCTTACCCACAGTCTGTGAGCTCACGGGCCAAGCAGCACCCGAGGACATTCAAGGTGTGTCCTATGCCGCCACATTGCTTGGAAAAGAGCAGCCGAAGCATGATTATCTCTACTGGGAGTTTCATGAGAAGGGCGGTCGTCGTGCACTCCAGCAGGGCGATTGGAAACTCGTCCAATACAATCTGAATACACCGAAGACCCTCAAAACCGAACTCTACAACCTCGCCGAGGATATGGCTGAGCGCAATGATTTGTCCAAATCGCATCCTGAGAAGCTGTCTGAAATGCTGAAGTTGATCGAAGATGCCCGAGTGCCCAGTGAGCAGTTCCGTAGTAAAGGGCTGGATACATAA
- a CDS encoding Sip1-related alpha-galactosidase encodes MHPKQLLRSSRLLALALLATCLHAEPILLSGDSTGMITETLDAAKPDDAGFVLSREVVLPPFEQGAYYRPFTRRGGPGGSIARGNRVEAVAFDSMASLQNYQPSKTRKAHNHLQEGQFILLQLSGQRYLALLPMSSVKSYGQFFVEDEKLLLKSGNFGSRAIDGEIPLLCWAYGSSPYAATQAVWEQVFASGYVAAQPRASKDYPMEPYGYLGWCSWEHYKTKISEAIITDAFHTIEASGAPIRWVMVDDGYLDEQKRMLKSFGVDPKKFPNGWGPIAALKDANKIKWMGIWRNFGGYMNGVAANHTMDDLKPHLTKMKNPRMVLPDNTAEASQAFYDKMVGDTKDNGFDFIKVDFHFRTFEHYIGTADPVQAMRQNNEALENATHAMGIPLLNCIAQPNINSLQTKYSALTRSSPDYNQKDKDKNKSNTYQSFANHLWMSQTVWGDLDMFHTHDERDVKPMAIARAISGGPVYISDEPSKIQPEVLIPFAYEDGKLLRTAAPATLLSESFFIHPFRDDNVFRVVAPMENGVAAIALFNFTESGKTLSSGFTAKDYSHAGELLANASPWAAPAEGLLVYDRETQTVSELGDAYSTEVPNFDAKLFLLYPKTRGWAVIGRADKYLPAAAVDVQSVSDTEIRFTLQESGPLLIWSEQGAPTLAGASFEPLGNGLYLAKLPVASGAREITVRR; translated from the coding sequence ATGCACCCCAAACAATTACTTCGTTCTAGTCGCCTACTGGCGCTTGCCTTGCTGGCGACTTGCTTGCATGCCGAACCCATCCTCTTGTCCGGTGACTCGACTGGAATGATTACGGAGACACTCGATGCCGCAAAGCCCGATGATGCCGGCTTTGTGTTGAGTCGGGAAGTGGTGCTGCCCCCGTTTGAACAGGGCGCCTACTATCGTCCCTTCACCCGACGCGGTGGCCCGGGCGGAAGCATCGCGCGTGGCAATCGCGTGGAAGCGGTGGCCTTTGACTCAATGGCGAGCCTGCAAAATTACCAGCCCTCCAAGACTCGCAAGGCGCACAATCATCTGCAGGAAGGGCAGTTCATACTCTTGCAGCTTTCCGGACAGCGCTATCTGGCTCTGTTGCCGATGAGCTCCGTGAAAAGCTACGGGCAGTTCTTTGTCGAAGACGAGAAACTGTTGTTGAAGTCCGGCAACTTTGGCAGTCGGGCGATCGATGGTGAGATCCCGTTGCTCTGCTGGGCCTATGGCAGTTCACCCTATGCGGCCACGCAAGCGGTTTGGGAGCAGGTCTTTGCATCCGGCTATGTGGCCGCTCAGCCACGTGCCTCGAAGGATTATCCCATGGAGCCTTACGGCTATTTGGGCTGGTGTTCCTGGGAGCACTACAAGACGAAGATCTCGGAGGCAATCATCACGGATGCCTTTCACACCATCGAGGCGAGCGGTGCGCCGATTCGCTGGGTGATGGTGGACGACGGGTATTTGGATGAGCAGAAGCGAATGCTGAAAAGCTTCGGCGTCGATCCCAAGAAGTTCCCGAATGGCTGGGGGCCGATTGCTGCCTTGAAGGATGCGAACAAAATCAAGTGGATGGGCATTTGGCGGAACTTCGGTGGCTATATGAATGGCGTCGCGGCCAACCATACGATGGACGATTTGAAGCCACACCTTACAAAGATGAAGAATCCGCGCATGGTATTGCCCGACAATACCGCGGAGGCGTCGCAAGCGTTTTACGATAAGATGGTGGGCGACACCAAGGACAATGGCTTCGATTTCATTAAGGTCGATTTTCACTTCCGCACTTTTGAGCACTACATCGGGACTGCTGATCCGGTGCAAGCCATGCGTCAAAACAACGAAGCCTTGGAAAATGCCACGCATGCCATGGGCATTCCGCTGCTGAACTGTATTGCGCAGCCAAACATCAATTCGCTGCAGACTAAATACAGCGCGCTGACACGCTCCAGTCCGGATTACAACCAGAAGGATAAGGACAAGAACAAGAGCAACACTTACCAGAGCTTTGCCAATCATCTATGGATGTCGCAGACCGTTTGGGGCGACCTCGATATGTTCCACACCCACGATGAGCGCGATGTGAAGCCGATGGCGATCGCCCGCGCGATTTCCGGGGGGCCGGTTTACATCTCCGACGAGCCTTCTAAAATTCAGCCAGAGGTCTTGATCCCCTTTGCCTACGAAGACGGCAAGCTGCTGCGCACCGCTGCGCCGGCGACACTGCTGTCGGAAAGCTTTTTCATCCATCCCTTCCGCGACGACAATGTCTTCCGTGTGGTGGCTCCGATGGAAAACGGTGTCGCCGCGATCGCCTTGTTCAACTTCACCGAGAGCGGCAAGACACTTAGCAGTGGTTTCACTGCCAAAGACTACAGCCATGCGGGCGAACTGCTTGCCAACGCTTCACCATGGGCCGCCCCGGCGGAAGGCTTGCTGGTCTATGACCGTGAAACGCAGACCGTGTCCGAGCTGGGCGATGCTTATTCGACGGAGGTTCCGAACTTCGATGCCAAGTTGTTTTTGCTCTATCCAAAGACCCGGGGCTGGGCCGTCATCGGCCGGGCCGACAAGTATCTGCCAGCGGCTGCGGTGGATGTGCAGTCTGTATCGGATACAGAGATTCGCTTCACGCTTCAGGAGTCCGGTCCGCTCTTAATTTGGAGCGAGCAGGGCGCACCCACACTGGCGGGCGCCTCCTTTGAGCCACTCGGGAACGGCCTTTACCTCGCGAAGCTTCCCGTCGCTAGCGGCGCGCGTGAGATCACCGTGCGTCGATGA
- a CDS encoding glycoside hydrolase family 95 protein → MNIRKLTTTLWAVSALTVLPMTDAAAAATPQPDRIEDRSAKPLRLWYDAPAPDSELGWANASMPMGNGYMGINLFGGIEKERIQITENSLYDGGGPGGFRRRGLNNFAEVYIDFDHKEVSHYQRELDLNEAVARVRYAQDGVEYSREYFTSYPDKVMAIRLRASKAGSLSFTLRPTIPFLGEAKRGTVQAKGDTITLSGVMTHYQIQFEGQFKVIPEGGRMQAGEGTLQVTDADSAVILIAVGTNYELDPKVFLTAEPAKKLEGFPSPHAKVTGYMAAASAKSYDELLAKHQADYEALFNRADLDFGAAVPSITTDKLVDAYPDGRYSLYLEELAFQFGRYMLICSSRPGTLPPNLQGIWNVYEKPPWASQYLHDTNVQMAYAPVFSANLPELFKSYADFFKAFQPQQEAYATQYIKKYNPSQLDPDGDNGWSGPFWANPYNVPGKSSIAGFGTGSWIAQMFWDYYDFTRDESLLAETVYPVMYEQANFVSRFVQEIDGALLAKPSSSPEQKIRDTIGTTFDQQMFYENHHNTLKAAEVLGRSDSRLELYAQQLPQLDPIQVGKSGQIKEFRQEEFYCDFKGNNGKASIDPHHRHTSMLLGSYPGQLINDTTPAWQDAVEKTLTLRTRKSHIGWARAERIAFWARVHDGDEAYLFYRDLLAGNFLHNLFNDHRGGPLFQADGNYGATAGVTELLLQSQDYVVSPLPALPKVWPNGSFSGLLARGNFEVSAQWTNAQATQIEVLSKSGGTLDLRYPNVARAVIQTAAGQSVNFVASGRDQIRIETRKGTRYVLTEIPEYQAVAAPADLNLVRNSVDQVELSWSASPDATSYQLYRAVGNAPDYVLVASELTGTDFVYRAADLKEIEQMTFKVTAVRADGRESRKGATAVCLMP, encoded by the coding sequence ATGAATATCAGAAAACTAACGACGACTCTTTGGGCCGTATCCGCGCTTACGGTTCTGCCTATGACCGATGCAGCGGCCGCTGCGACACCACAGCCGGATCGAATCGAAGACCGCTCGGCGAAGCCGTTGCGGCTTTGGTATGATGCGCCCGCACCGGACAGCGAACTCGGTTGGGCCAACGCTTCGATGCCGATGGGCAATGGCTACATGGGGATTAACCTCTTCGGCGGTATTGAGAAGGAGCGTATCCAGATCACGGAAAACAGTTTGTACGACGGCGGAGGCCCGGGGGGCTTTCGGCGCAGAGGCCTGAACAATTTTGCCGAGGTTTACATTGATTTCGATCACAAGGAAGTCAGTCACTATCAGCGGGAGCTGGACCTGAACGAAGCGGTGGCTCGCGTGCGCTATGCGCAGGACGGTGTCGAGTATAGCCGCGAGTATTTTACCAGCTATCCGGACAAAGTGATGGCGATCCGTCTGCGCGCATCGAAGGCGGGCAGCTTGTCTTTTACCTTGCGCCCGACCATTCCTTTTCTTGGCGAGGCCAAGCGCGGCACAGTTCAGGCCAAGGGCGATACGATCACGCTCTCCGGTGTGATGACGCACTACCAGATACAGTTTGAAGGTCAGTTCAAAGTGATTCCCGAAGGCGGCCGCATGCAAGCCGGCGAGGGCACATTGCAGGTCACGGATGCCGACAGTGCGGTCATTTTGATCGCGGTGGGCACCAATTATGAGCTGGATCCCAAGGTCTTCCTCACTGCGGAGCCTGCCAAGAAACTCGAAGGCTTTCCCAGCCCGCATGCCAAGGTGACGGGCTACATGGCCGCCGCCTCTGCGAAGTCTTACGACGAATTACTGGCCAAGCATCAGGCGGATTATGAAGCGCTTTTTAACCGTGCCGATCTCGACTTCGGTGCCGCCGTGCCGTCGATCACTACCGACAAATTGGTCGATGCGTATCCAGACGGTCGCTACAGTCTTTATCTGGAGGAGTTGGCCTTTCAGTTTGGACGTTACATGCTGATCTGTTCTTCCAGACCCGGCACGCTGCCACCCAATCTGCAAGGGATCTGGAACGTTTACGAGAAGCCACCTTGGGCCTCTCAGTATTTGCATGATACCAATGTGCAGATGGCCTATGCGCCGGTTTTTTCGGCCAATTTGCCAGAGCTCTTTAAATCTTACGCCGACTTTTTCAAGGCCTTCCAGCCGCAGCAGGAAGCCTATGCCACACAGTATATCAAGAAATACAATCCATCGCAGCTGGATCCGGATGGCGACAACGGTTGGTCCGGTCCGTTCTGGGCGAACCCTTACAACGTCCCGGGCAAATCATCCATCGCCGGATTTGGCACTGGATCATGGATCGCTCAAATGTTCTGGGACTATTATGATTTCACACGCGATGAATCCCTGCTGGCGGAAACCGTCTATCCGGTCATGTATGAGCAGGCCAATTTTGTTTCTCGCTTTGTTCAGGAAATTGACGGAGCTTTGCTGGCAAAACCGTCGTCCTCGCCGGAGCAAAAGATCCGGGATACCATCGGCACGACCTTCGACCAGCAGATGTTCTACGAGAATCATCACAACACCTTGAAAGCGGCGGAGGTCTTGGGACGCTCGGATAGTCGACTGGAACTGTATGCGCAGCAGCTGCCGCAGTTGGATCCGATTCAGGTCGGAAAATCGGGGCAAATCAAAGAGTTCCGTCAGGAGGAGTTCTACTGTGACTTTAAGGGGAACAATGGCAAAGCGAGCATCGATCCTCATCACCGTCACACCTCCATGCTTTTGGGCTCCTATCCGGGGCAATTAATCAATGACACCACCCCCGCCTGGCAGGATGCCGTTGAAAAGACGCTCACCCTGCGCACCCGCAAATCCCATATCGGATGGGCCCGTGCCGAGCGGATCGCTTTCTGGGCCCGCGTGCACGATGGTGATGAAGCCTATCTTTTCTATCGTGATTTGTTGGCAGGCAACTTTTTGCATAACCTATTTAACGACCACCGCGGCGGGCCGCTCTTTCAGGCCGATGGCAACTACGGTGCCACGGCCGGGGTGACGGAGCTGCTCTTGCAAAGTCAGGACTACGTGGTCTCGCCTTTGCCTGCTCTGCCTAAAGTCTGGCCAAACGGCAGCTTCAGTGGACTGCTGGCTCGCGGTAATTTTGAAGTCTCTGCGCAGTGGACGAATGCTCAGGCCACTCAGATCGAAGTGCTCTCCAAGTCCGGCGGCACGCTGGATCTAAGATATCCTAATGTCGCCCGTGCGGTGATTCAAACCGCGGCGGGCCAGTCTGTGAACTTTGTCGCAAGCGGTCGGGACCAAATCCGGATCGAGACCCGCAAGGGGACACGCTATGTGCTGACCGAGATCCCGGAATACCAGGCAGTGGCGGCGCCTGCCGACTTGAACCTGGTCCGTAACTCGGTGGATCAGGTCGAGCTCAGCTGGTCCGCCAGCCCGGATGCCACTTCGTATCAGCTCTATCGTGCGGTCGGCAATGCGCCGGACTATGTATTGGTCGCCTCGGAGCTTACGGGCACGGATTTCGTCTATCGGGCTGCAGACTTAAAAGAAATCGAACAGATGACCTTTAAAGTCACTGCGGTGCGCGCGGACGGACGTGAAAGCCGAAAGGGCGCGACGGCAGTTTGTCTTATGCCCTGA